In one window of Cytophagaceae bacterium ABcell3 DNA:
- the pruA gene encoding L-glutamate gamma-semialdehyde dehydrogenase: MSYKYPLPINEPVLPYTPGSPEKKAIKEALEKARSEVIEIPMYIGSEKVFTGNKEPVSPPHDHQHKLGYFHKGDKQHVEQAINEALKAKAQWAALPQEARASIFLKAADMIAGPYRAKINAATMLGQSKNIFQAEIDSACELIDFFKFNAYYADQLTSIQPDSDENTWNRLDYRPLEGFVFALTPFNFTAIAGNLPAAPALMGNTVVWKPAFTQVYAANLIMEILLEAGLPPGVINLVFTEGPETGEVVFNHKDFAGIHFTGSTEVFKNIWKQIGENIHKYRTYPRIVGETGGKDFILAHESAHVEEVGTAIIRGAFEFQGQKCSAASRVYIPSSMWEPLKDFMFKKLDEVKVGPPEDFTNFVNAVIDEKSFNKITSYIEEARESPDAEIIYGGTYDKSVGYFVNPTVILTRDPFYKTMCEEIFGPVVTLYIYDPAEFDNIVETIDKTSPYGLTGAVFSKDRYLLEQVSQKLRNAAGNFYLNDKPTGAVVGQQPFGGARASGTNDKAGSIFNMIRWMSPRNIKENFVPPRDFPYPFMQEP, translated from the coding sequence ATGAGTTATAAATATCCTTTACCTATCAATGAGCCGGTACTACCGTACACTCCTGGATCGCCAGAGAAAAAGGCGATAAAAGAAGCTTTGGAAAAAGCAAGGTCCGAAGTAATAGAAATACCTATGTATATAGGCAGTGAAAAAGTTTTCACCGGGAACAAAGAGCCTGTAAGCCCTCCACATGACCACCAACACAAGTTGGGCTATTTTCACAAAGGTGACAAGCAGCATGTAGAGCAGGCTATCAATGAGGCATTGAAAGCCAAAGCCCAATGGGCTGCATTGCCACAGGAGGCTCGCGCATCCATATTTCTCAAGGCTGCGGACATGATAGCAGGCCCCTACCGCGCAAAAATAAATGCGGCAACGATGCTGGGGCAGTCGAAAAACATTTTTCAAGCTGAAATTGACTCTGCATGCGAATTAATAGACTTCTTTAAGTTCAACGCTTATTATGCAGACCAGTTGACATCCATACAACCTGACTCAGATGAAAACACTTGGAACAGGCTGGATTATAGGCCACTGGAAGGTTTCGTGTTTGCGTTGACTCCTTTCAATTTTACGGCCATTGCAGGAAACTTGCCAGCAGCCCCTGCCTTAATGGGCAATACTGTGGTATGGAAACCTGCCTTTACCCAAGTGTATGCAGCAAATCTGATTATGGAAATTCTTCTTGAGGCAGGGTTACCACCTGGGGTAATAAACCTAGTATTTACAGAAGGCCCTGAAACAGGAGAGGTAGTTTTTAACCATAAAGATTTTGCTGGGATTCACTTTACAGGAAGTACGGAAGTGTTTAAAAATATCTGGAAGCAAATCGGGGAAAACATTCATAAGTATAGAACTTATCCAAGAATCGTAGGGGAAACAGGAGGAAAAGACTTTATCCTTGCCCATGAGTCTGCCCATGTAGAGGAAGTTGGCACAGCTATAATAAGAGGCGCTTTTGAATTCCAAGGGCAAAAATGCTCTGCTGCTTCAAGGGTATATATTCCATCGTCGATGTGGGAGCCATTAAAGGATTTCATGTTCAAAAAATTAGACGAAGTAAAAGTTGGTCCGCCCGAAGACTTTACAAATTTTGTTAATGCAGTCATAGATGAAAAATCCTTTAACAAAATTACCAGCTATATAGAAGAGGCTAGAGAATCTCCTGATGCGGAAATTATTTACGGCGGAACTTATGATAAATCTGTAGGGTACTTCGTAAACCCAACTGTTATCCTGACCAGAGATCCTTTCTATAAAACCATGTGCGAGGAAATCTTTGGCCCTGTAGTTACGCTTTACATTTATGACCCAGCAGAGTTTGACAATATAGTAGAAACAATTGACAAAACATCTCCTTATGGGCTTACAGGCGCAGTATTCTCTAAAGACAGGTATTTGCTAGAACAAGTATCTCAGAAACTGAGAAATGCAGCCGGAAACTTTTACTTAAACGATAAACCGACAGGTGCAGTGGTGGGACAACAGCCATTTGGTGGCGCCAGGGCGTCTGGTACCAATGACAAGGCCGGTTCTATCTTTAATATGATCCGTTGGATGTCTCCTCGAAATATTAAAGAAAACTTCGTTCCGCCGAGAGACTTCCCTTACCCATTTATGCAAGAGCCATAA